The nucleotide sequence ttccACTGTTCTGTGGCCTTTATACACTGCAGCTTAAACACATGACATGAACTTATATTATAACTGAGGAGCTGcactttttaaacttgtttgggaaaatgaattgtttaaaaTTGACTAACAAATGGATGCGTGTTTGTCAACATCACTGAAGTGGATTGGAAAACAAAACTCCGGACCTAGTTCGTTGGTGCTTGTTGTGGATTTGTATCAACTGAGGATGACAAATATATCAATTCATTTTGTCTTaatatgattaactcctctaaTTTATCATGTAGTATTGTGATGAGACGTATCCACTAAACTGTTATTGATAATATCATTGACTCTACGTATTTATTCATGAGATCAGTTTAAAGTCCGACTGACAAACAGGACTCGCTCTTCAGAGAATGTGTGCGGCTCTTAAAAGAGCCTTTGGGTTTTAGTGGTTATGGATCAGGTTTAGCTGCCGAAGCCGTACAGGGTGCGACCCTGTCTCTTGAGAGCGTAGACCACGTCCATGGCGGTCACGGTCTTCCTCTTAGCGTGCTCGGTGTAGGTGACGGCATCACGGATCACGTTCTCCAGGAAAACCTTCAACACACCGCGAGTCTCCTCGTAGATCAGACCGGAGATTCGCTTGACTCCGCCACGACGAGCCAGACGGCGGATGGCGGGTTTGGTGATTCCCTGGATGTTGTCACGGAGAACTTTGCGGTGACGCTTGGCGCCTCCTTTTCCGAGTCCTTtgcctccttttcctcttccgCTCATCTTGAGTCTGTTTGCTTCGTttcaacaaagacaaatgtgaagCTGCAGCGGAGACAGTCGGTATTTGCATGTTCTCTGCGGACGTATTAGAGCACAGGGGCGGGAACATCAGCGTGTGGAGCCAAAGTCAGCAGCAGTCAGCACAAAGAGCAAATTCTTCACTTGGAAAAAAGGGTTGAAAACTTTGCTTCCAGGAATAATTCCCACGTACAACCAACAGAATCCTTGTTGTTAGAGGAAGTAGTGGCTCTGCTCTTTATTCTGGACTCTACAGCGTTTACACGGGTTATGGACCTGAGCTATACAATCAAAACATGCAGTACTACTGAAAGTAGGACACAAAGAAGTTACAATACTAAAcacgtcacacacacaaagtacaagtacaggaagaaaaagacaaaacactttAGATCAAACTGACTCAGTGTGACACATTAAAGCcaaatgaaacaacaacagtttacattcagttcagctttttttgaTCAATTTCTTCGTTATAGAAATACTTCTGACCTCCAACTAAAGGTCCAGACTTACTATCATCTTTAACtcatactgagggtctcaactgcttcctccctcaagccaaatgtggctcagctatgtgagaggaagctcTGCCAACAAGATGTAGGCAAGAGAAaccatgttcagaagaaccgttcatgttcaagtCCAGAAGAAcccattgaagttaaagaactgttagtaatGACGTTtgagaaaattaaatttttttaacaaagctttttttgtggaataccCGATGCGGCCCCCAGGTAAtgtgagtttgagacccctgatTTAAATAGATGAATCTGATGTAGAAAACCACCATCCAACTGGACACTGAAGACCACAGCTGctcttttaaaaagtaattgttCCCAGTAATTCAGAAGTGTTGCTGGGAAATTCTGGTTTAGACTCAGGTCAGTATGTGGTTCAGCATAAGCAGAACGACCAAGTATCACTGAAACTGTACAAAAAGGGTGAAGTTCAGATTAAGGACTAATGTTCATCCACTAtcctataaaaataaattgcagcTGTCATTTTACTTGAGCCACAAATACAGATCATAGGCCATAATTATTAAGATCCATATCACATAACTATGGTTGTGGAAGTGGAGCAGGTTCAGGTCTCAGGGGAAATTCATGAAACGGATCAGTGAGTTAGTATATTTTACTGAGTTCAGTATAGCTTAACACACGTGTGatggtttgtttgattttccCAAAGTCAGCTATTCAGGCGAACTGCTTTTCCGAGCTGTGCATTGCACCATTCCGGCTGCGTTCGACTGACCGAGGTTCACAGCTCTGCTCGGCGCAAACACGGCCAGGCTACAAAACTCAAATCCAGTAAAATGAGagttattcaattcaactttatttatatagcgccaattcacaacaaagtcatctcagggcactttacagaataaagtcaagattgtaaagatatataaagagaacccaacaattccccctggagcaagccataggcaacagtggagaggaaaaactccctttaacggaagaaacctccagcagaaccaggctcagggtggacggccatctgcctcaaccggttggggtgagtggaaagtgaagagagaaaagaacagagcaacaaaaagcaacaacaaaacatcaggcaggttggtaggaccagtagcttcacgctggaagacacacagcttggACATAAGATCTGTGACTCTGGACGTTctgaaaactgtgtttgtgttgtgatgCACAAATTACACAAACGCTTAAATTACTTACAAATAAGCATATTAACATATGTTCATGTTTATGTCACCATTACCAACATTAAAAAGTGACTATGAAACATTATCATTGTCACTTTCAagatttaaatatgaatgttgTCAATTATCTACAAACACTAAATCACCTTCTTGGAGCTGAACTACACCAGGACAAAACAGAACAAGTGGATCAGCTCAGACCAGAACCAGACTCTCAGATTAAGGATGAAATACAAGTCCTCATGTTAATGAGAAAGATtatggaaacagaaaaacaaaaacacaaattaaattcacatgaaaattgtgaaaatccaaatttttctttttatcacagTTTTCTTCTTCCACCATTGAGAAATGGAAGagttttattcttatttgaGCCACAAATACAGATCTTAGGCCATAATTCTAAGATCCATATCACATCCAAATTATTAGAACATCTTCACGTTTGTCCTTTGGTGAATGTGACACTGCTGTACAAAGAGAACTGGGGAGAAAATTCACTGGTGTTTGATTTGAAGTCAGTGGTGAAGTTGGTGACAAGGTTGAAGATTTTTCTCCGTTTTATTTGTGGTGAAATAAtgaacattttggttttatataAGTGGAGCAAGTTCAGGTCTCAGAGCAAATTCAGAAAACTGATCAGTGAGTTAGTACTTGTTAGCCGAGTTTAGTTATAGTCTTTGGGGAAAATCTTACAAACCAAGACTTAAACACAGTCCTACACAAACCTCCAActaacattgtgtttttcagctCATGTGGATGTTCAGTGACTTTTGTCTCAATTGTAACATGAAGGAAATTTGTCGTCAGTGTTCAAGTGTGTGGCTCTGAAAAGAGCCGTTGTGGTGGTTGAAGCGGGTCCCCGTTTACTTCTTGGCGGGTTTCTCGGTCTTCTTGGGCAGCAGCACCGCCTGGATGTTGGGCAGCACGCCGCCCTGAGCGATGGTGACTCCTCCCAGCAGCTTGTTGAGCTCCTCGTCGTTGCGCACAGCCAGCTGCAGGTGACGGGGGATGATCCTGGTCTTCTTGTTGTCGCGGGCGGCGTTTCCAGCCAGCTCCAGGATCTCGGCGGTCAGGTACTCGAGAACAGCCGCCAGGTAGACGGGAGCTCCGGCTCCAACACGCTCAGCATAGTTGCCTTTACGCAGCAGCCTGTGGACACGACCGACTGGGAACTGGAGCCCAGCACGGGAGGAGCGGGTCTTTGCCTTTGCTCGGGCTTTGCCACCGGTTTTTCCACGTCCAGACATCGTTAGTTTATCTCTGTAGTTAAGACTCAGAAAATAATGACGCTTCTACGGCGCAGAGCTTGTTTTATATCCGCGGGGAGCGCGACGGTTCCTGCCAGACCAACCAGAAAAGAGGCTTCCAGCAGCGCAGCAGAGGGCGGCCCGCTGTGGATTTGGGCGCACAGTTTGAACAAGCTTGTGTCCAATAAGCAGCGGAGACCGAGGCGGAGACTCTCTCCTCCAGGCGGAGCTGAGCTCCAGGAGGAGCCTCTCACCAATCAGGAGCCGGAGCTCGAACGCTGCGTCACCGGTTCACAGCCGCGTCCCACGGTTTAAGAGCAGCGGCTCGCAGATCTGTTGtacatttttcttcagtttagAAAAAGTAGCTAAAGAAATGGCAAGAACTAAGCAAACCGCCCGTAAATCCACCGGAGGCAAAGCTCCCAGGAAGCAGTTGGCCACCAAAGCCGCCCGGAAGAGCGCCCCGGCCACCGGCGGAGTCAAGAAGCCCCACCGTTACAGGCCCGGTACCGTGGCTCTCCGAGAGATCCGTCGCTACCAGAAGTCCACCGAGCTGCTGATCCGCAAACTGCCCTTCCAGCGCCTGGTCCGAGAAATCGCTCAGGACTTCAAGACAGACCTGCGCTTCCAGAGCTCCGCCGTCATGGCTCTGCAGGAGGCCAGCGAGGCTTATCTGGTGGGTCTGTTCGAGGACACCAACCTGTGCGCCATCCACGCCAAGAGGGTCACCATCATGCCCAAGGACATCCAGCTGGCCCGCCGCATCCGCGGAGAGAGGGCTTAAGAGGGTCCAACCCAAAACCCACCACAACGGCTCTTTTCAGAGCCACTTCCTTTACTAAAGACACACTTCCTGACTTTACACGTTTTTCTAAATCTTGCATAAACGTCTCACAAAATCATAATTCCAGAACAAAATGGTTTTCAGAGAATCTTTCTCCACATTCCGCAAATAATTTGTAACGTTTGACTTTCTCCTCAGTTGATGAGACCTTCACTGTTCTACACGTGGGCAGCAGGAGTCTCACTCAGCTCAGGTGTTTTCAGTAGTGATGAGAGAATTGAGGTTTCTGGAGTCAGAAGTTTGAGACATTTGAATCATCACCTTGGCAACATTTGATAGAGAATTGTAAATGCAATATATATTGCAATACATGGGCCACAGTGGCGCAGGAACGTAGCTGAAACATCAGCTtatgaaaaagtatttgctGTTAAAGTGTCTGTGCTTCTTCTCCTTCAATCAGGAATCTTCTTGGTtgtttttgtgaataaataCCAATCAACAggataataaagtaaatattttaatgactgtTTCAGAGCTGCAATGGTTAACTGATTAGTTGATTGAtggaaaaaatgttattttcattaattcCTTCTTCCACTTTATGCCTGATGCAGTCATTACTTATCCATAAACAGCTCTTAACTACTTAACTACTAGCAACATTAGCATAAATAATCACCTGATCTTACATGTTAAAGTCAACTAGAAggtttatcaagggggatgcaaacatttgaaaaatttatataaaatataattttcacaccttgatgatttttgttttggaacatttgtactagcacATTAAATATTACGCTGATAATATTCCATCACACTCTTTTCGATAAAgtggggttagggttagtac is from Channa argus isolate prfri chromosome 22, Channa argus male v1.0, whole genome shotgun sequence and encodes:
- the LOC137107777 gene encoding histone H4 gives rise to the protein MSGRGKGGKGLGKGGAKRHRKVLRDNIQGITKPAIRRLARRGGVKRISGLIYEETRGVLKVFLENVIRDAVTYTEHAKRKTVTAMDVVYALKRQGRTLYGFGS
- the LOC137107778 gene encoding histone H2AX-like; amino-acid sequence: MSGRGKTGGKARAKAKTRSSRAGLQFPVGRVHRLLRKGNYAERVGAGAPVYLAAVLEYLTAEILELAGNAARDNKKTRIIPRHLQLAVRNDEELNKLLGGVTIAQGGVLPNIQAVLLPKKTEKPAKKRVKDKLTMSGRGKTGGKARAKAKTRSSRAGLQFPVGRVHRLLRKGNYAERVGAGAPVYLAAVLEYLTAEILELAGNAARDNKKTRIIPRHLQLAVRNDEELNKLLGGVTIAQGGVLPNIQAVLLPKKTEKPAKK
- the LOC137107768 gene encoding histone H3, with protein sequence MARTKQTARKSTGGKAPRKQLATKAARKSAPATGGVKKPHRYRPGTVALREIRRYQKSTELLIRKLPFQRLVREIAQDFKTDLRFQSSAVMALQEASEAYLVGLFEDTNLCAIHAKRVTIMPKDIQLARRIRGERA